One genomic region from Nitrospinota bacterium encodes:
- the rplW gene encoding 50S ribosomal protein L23: MRDPFVIVKRPVITEKTTLFTEKENKVVFQVDANANKKEIKKAISNIFNVDVLDVHIVMIRGKKRRLRFKEGKRPDWKKAIITLKEGDKIEFFEGVK; the protein is encoded by the coding sequence ATGCGAGACCCATTCGTTATTGTTAAAAGGCCTGTTATTACTGAAAAGACCACTCTCTTTACAGAGAAGGAAAATAAAGTTGTATTTCAAGTAGATGCTAATGCTAATAAGAAAGAGATAAAAAAGGCTATTTCCAATATCTTTAATGTTGATGTTTTAGATGTTCATATAGTAATGATCAGAGGGAAGAAAAGGAGATTGAGATTTAAAGAAGGGAAGAGGCCTGATTGGAAGAAGGCAATTATCACCTTAAAAGAAGGTGACAAAATAGAATTTTTTGAGGGTGTAAAATAA